One bacterium genomic region harbors:
- the pyrR gene encoding bifunctional pyr operon transcriptional regulator/uracil phosphoribosyltransferase PyrR: MKIKTKVADAEGLDRILTRITHEILEKNKGSRDLVLMGMRTRGEFLARRIHEKLKIIDGADLPLGVLDVTLYRDDFRMRIKQPEVSVSDITFDINEKHIILVDDVLYTGRTVRSAMNAIMDLGRPASIQLCILVDRGHRELPIRADYVGKNIPTSQNEEIKVRLTEVDEEDAIYLIEVDRKED; encoded by the coding sequence ATGAAAATTAAAACTAAAGTCGCAGACGCTGAGGGTCTTGATCGAATACTCACCAGAATAACTCACGAAATTTTAGAAAAGAATAAAGGCTCTAGGGATCTTGTCCTGATGGGAATGCGCACTCGTGGCGAATTTCTCGCTCGGCGTATTCACGAGAAATTAAAAATTATCGACGGAGCTGATTTACCTTTGGGTGTTCTTGATGTAACGCTTTACAGGGACGATTTCCGGATGAGAATAAAACAACCTGAAGTTTCAGTTTCTGATATTACTTTCGATATAAATGAAAAGCATATAATTCTTGTTGACGATGTACTGTACACCGGCAGAACTGTTCGATCAGCGATGAATGCGATAATGGATCTTGGTCGTCCTGCTTCAATCCAGCTTTGTATTCTTGTTGACAGAGGACATCGTGAACTTCCAATCAGAGCAGATTATGTTGGTAAGAATATCCCGACATCTCAAAACGAAGAAATAAAAGTTCGCTTGACAGAAGTTGACGAGGAAGATGCCATCTACCTGATTGAGGTAGATAGGAAGGAAGATTGA
- a CDS encoding HAMP domain-containing protein has protein sequence MKKKILSYFKGDRKYFAIVFFIFLLIVITGLVTPILIESKRSDWDRQLSDKIFQVEEGIKNLLSEKENELISAKNLIKNDLQQSLFEEKYEYGKLISLLNSENFSSYSIEIVAPNGKIIAWNNLSAIRQEEVFPFVYPVNEVYFFNSPLVTYLTLIDTMILHGDRFYLLLSKPIEKQYSLQNKFYKEISFTEELSQKFNTLFKVYYDPFSQPSKDGRKHSVILLNLQKSKIGLVDFFKPSLSYEITEIQETATRIQIFLLVAGLLFLTLGMKSDFQSIKWKSIRLLTLIFYFTVLRIILYWSGFPSRFLNGPLVDPAYFSSTFAWGIVKTPIEFFVTNVFLVIIGLKFFQYILDYFAEEENGKFALLKFILSPLIAILAFYTLRGFAASIKSVVFDSTIRYFKEPDLIPSVPALFMNLNILLLGLAVVFVVISFILLIGKFIRLFKREATFTKFISLFLLIQVSCFIFFIKQPEPLVTPFMWLAFLTLIFLVLANLLFRNRNFTLNIIYSSLIASVIAISMLNYFNLELERRSLKVIAYEVNRANKELLSYLVEETLRNSVQNENLVASLYKLDSNFDSEAFIAWSKSSLQRESLNSELIIFDRNLKPNGRFNVGFDESIDYKKLLTKTESGISISEIKSTSKYGITYAGIVPVENNNIIDGYIGVAAEFNVENLGAADFPDFLESNKAAIGSVVDLNLVKIFEFADRKLLSVKGNVFPSKEQREHLINVKLSLDGDGWTNLSFNGEDYITYVLKTNWDGTEKTTVVSIKEKEIAWSLYNFFKIFIVHSLFILILVTLLIFFRAIKLKYSFRTKLLGAFLLVSIIPIIALAVYNREVVRERTNAAIFSELSKRSEYLENHVKAQIQKHPERDFLAAFENAGKELGIAFTVYENAERIFSSKLEYFENRLITGKLKSEVHYNLNYLSYRETLTKEAIDNYVYDAYYRKIDIGGKAFILGVNDAFNKIELFYSPVDADIFLFGIYSFAVIVITLLSTLFANQISSPIRQLTRATNAVAQGDLSVQLENKEKGELKELVDGFNSMTNELQKNQNDIAELERESAWKEMAKQVAHEIKNPLTPMKLSVQQIVAAYNDKKTEFDEILKKLSQAILNQIDNLSLIASEFSSFAKMPSLKLEEFDLISVVSDTVHLFGDEEAEIKFHTEADKVIVESDNSQMRRMFINLIRNSIQAKASLIVIKITAEEGYAMIRVSDDGKGISTENQNKIFEANFTTKEKGLGIGLKLIKRFLENTNGEIKLISSSPAGTEFGIRIPIKNQS, from the coding sequence ATGAAGAAAAAAATATTATCCTACTTCAAAGGCGATAGAAAGTATTTTGCTATCGTCTTTTTTATTTTCCTTCTTATCGTTATAACCGGATTAGTTACACCAATTCTCATTGAAAGTAAAAGATCTGATTGGGATAGACAATTATCAGATAAAATATTTCAAGTTGAAGAAGGAATAAAAAATCTACTTTCTGAAAAAGAGAACGAATTAATATCTGCAAAAAACCTAATTAAAAACGATTTACAGCAATCCTTATTTGAAGAAAAGTACGAATACGGAAAATTAATTTCTCTACTTAATAGTGAAAATTTTAGTTCTTATTCAATAGAAATTGTTGCACCGAACGGTAAAATAATTGCCTGGAATAATTTGAGTGCTATCAGGCAGGAGGAAGTCTTTCCGTTTGTTTATCCTGTAAACGAAGTTTACTTCTTTAATTCACCACTGGTTACTTATTTGACTTTAATCGATACGATGATTTTGCATGGGGATAGGTTTTATCTTTTATTAAGTAAGCCCATTGAAAAACAATACTCTCTTCAAAATAAATTCTATAAAGAAATAAGTTTTACTGAAGAGTTATCCCAAAAGTTTAATACGCTTTTCAAAGTATACTATGATCCCTTTTCACAACCCTCCAAAGATGGCAGAAAACATTCAGTAATTTTGCTCAACTTGCAAAAAAGTAAGATAGGTCTTGTTGACTTTTTCAAACCATCGCTTAGTTATGAAATAACAGAAATACAGGAGACCGCAACCAGGATCCAGATTTTTTTACTTGTTGCCGGATTACTTTTTCTAACTCTCGGTATGAAATCAGATTTTCAGAGCATAAAATGGAAATCAATACGGCTTCTTACTCTGATTTTCTATTTTACTGTTTTAAGAATAATCCTCTACTGGTCAGGTTTTCCATCGAGATTTTTGAACGGTCCGCTAGTTGATCCGGCTTATTTTTCTTCAACATTTGCATGGGGAATAGTTAAAACGCCGATTGAGTTTTTTGTTACCAACGTCTTCCTTGTTATCATTGGTTTAAAATTCTTTCAGTACATTTTAGATTATTTTGCAGAAGAGGAGAACGGCAAATTTGCACTTCTGAAATTCATTCTATCACCACTGATTGCAATTCTTGCTTTTTACACTTTGAGAGGATTCGCAGCTTCAATCAAAAGTGTTGTCTTCGATTCGACAATCAGATATTTCAAAGAACCTGATTTGATACCGAGTGTTCCTGCATTGTTTATGAACCTAAATATACTGTTGCTTGGATTGGCAGTTGTGTTTGTTGTCATTTCATTTATACTCTTGATCGGTAAATTTATTAGATTATTTAAGAGAGAAGCAACTTTTACAAAGTTCATCAGTTTATTTTTATTAATTCAAGTTTCATGCTTCATCTTTTTTATCAAGCAGCCTGAACCACTTGTTACTCCGTTTATGTGGCTGGCATTTTTAACACTTATCTTTCTTGTGCTGGCAAACCTTTTATTCCGAAACAGAAATTTTACGCTGAACATAATTTATTCTTCTCTGATTGCTTCAGTGATTGCTATTTCAATGCTCAATTATTTTAATCTAGAGTTGGAAAGAAGATCATTGAAAGTGATCGCTTACGAAGTAAACAGGGCGAACAAAGAATTGCTTTCGTACCTGGTTGAAGAGACATTGAGAAATTCAGTGCAAAACGAAAACCTGGTTGCATCATTATATAAATTGGATTCAAACTTTGATTCTGAAGCGTTCATTGCCTGGAGTAAAAGTTCACTTCAAAGGGAATCACTCAATTCCGAGCTTATCATTTTCGATAGAAACCTTAAACCAAACGGCAGGTTTAATGTCGGGTTTGATGAATCAATCGATTATAAAAAGCTGCTAACTAAAACTGAGTCCGGGATATCAATAAGCGAAATTAAATCGACTTCAAAATATGGGATTACTTATGCCGGAATTGTTCCTGTAGAAAATAATAATATCATAGATGGTTACATTGGTGTAGCAGCTGAGTTTAATGTTGAAAATCTTGGTGCAGCAGATTTCCCGGATTTTCTTGAATCAAATAAAGCTGCAATTGGTTCAGTAGTAGATTTAAATCTTGTCAAAATTTTTGAGTTTGCTGACAGGAAGCTGCTAAGTGTGAAAGGGAATGTTTTCCCCTCCAAGGAGCAACGCGAACATTTGATTAATGTTAAATTGTCACTTGATGGAGATGGCTGGACAAATCTTTCTTTTAACGGTGAGGATTATATAACATATGTATTGAAAACAAATTGGGATGGTACAGAAAAAACAACTGTTGTTTCCATAAAGGAAAAAGAAATTGCCTGGAGTCTTTATAACTTCTTCAAAATATTTATCGTTCACTCATTATTCATACTTATCCTCGTGACACTTTTGATTTTCTTCCGGGCAATTAAATTGAAATATTCTTTCAGAACAAAACTGCTTGGTGCATTCTTACTGGTATCTATTATACCAATTATTGCACTTGCAGTTTATAATCGCGAAGTAGTTCGTGAAAGAACTAACGCTGCTATATTTAGTGAATTAAGTAAGAGATCTGAGTACCTGGAAAATCATGTAAAAGCTCAAATTCAAAAACATCCGGAAAGGGATTTTCTTGCAGCATTTGAAAATGCGGGAAAAGAATTAGGAATTGCATTTACTGTTTATGAAAATGCAGAAAGAATTTTTAGTTCGAAATTAGAATATTTTGAAAACCGTTTGATTACCGGAAAATTAAAATCCGAAGTTCACTACAATCTTAATTATCTCAGTTATCGGGAAACACTTACAAAAGAAGCAATCGACAATTATGTATACGATGCATACTATAGGAAAATTGATATCGGAGGGAAGGCTTTTATTCTTGGAGTGAACGATGCATTCAACAAGATCGAATTGTTTTATTCACCGGTCGATGCTGATATATTTTTATTCGGAATCTATTCATTCGCTGTTATTGTGATAACACTGCTTAGTACGCTATTCGCTAACCAGATATCCTCTCCGATCAGGCAGCTTACAAGAGCAACAAATGCAGTTGCACAAGGGGATTTAAGTGTGCAGCTCGAGAACAAAGAAAAAGGTGAGTTGAAAGAATTGGTCGATGGTTTTAACTCGATGACGAACGAGCTTCAGAAAAATCAAAATGATATTGCTGAACTTGAAAGAGAAAGTGCCTGGAAAGAAATGGCAAAGCAAGTGGCTCACGAAATAAAAAATCCCCTTACACCAATGAAACTTTCAGTACAACAGATTGTAGCAGCATATAATGATAAGAAAACGGAATTTGATGAAATACTTAAAAAGCTTTCACAAGCCATCCTGAACCAGATTGATAATTTGAGTCTGATTGCTTCTGAGTTTTCTTCTTTTGCAAAAATGCCGAGTCTTAAACTGGAAGAATTTGATTTAATATCTGTGGTCAGTGATACAGTCCACCTATTCGGTGATGAAGAAGCTGAAATTAAATTTCATACTGAAGCAGATAAAGTGATCGTTGAATCTGACAATTCGCAAATGCGGCGTATGTTCATCAACCTGATAAGAAATTCTATTCAAGCTAAAGCAAGCTTAATAGTTATCAAAATTACTGCTGAAGAAGGATATGCGATGATCAGAGTTTCAGATGATGGAAAAGGTATATCAACTGAAAATCAGAATAAAATTTTTGAAGCAAACTTTACTACAAAAGAAAAAGGTCTTGGTATTGGTTTAAAGTTAATAAAGAGATTTCTTGAGAATACAAATGGCGAAATTAAATTAATTTCATCTTCACCCGCCGGAACTGAATTCGGGATCAGGATTCCAATAAAAAATCAATCTTAA
- a CDS encoding OmpA family protein — MKKLYTILTLSAVLLLMSNSVAQDRSVATDAWAFGFGFTYPMYVGINGASLNTSEFYGGHILIQRNWSEHVASRIKASYNHVAAQYYENYAANNGEYVTNNMITGDLDLLYYFNPCEPWTLFLVTGIGVNYNKPENAQWADGEGGFVVSELDEESNTGAQFNLGAGIEIKIGEDWRIRGEGTYHTMGNSKIDGRDTRDGSSDGFFGGSFFGGNSNDSWIHADLGLLYYFSKGEPSKYCQLYTGLGEVDYNKIEDIVRRYQTTPTEVDYDRICEIIKKCMGPAKMEDKWVLVGVNFDFNKATLRPESYAILDNAAAILLSHPDVSVEIQGHTDQIGSDKYNDELSMKRAEAVKKYLVAKGVDAGRLTTSGKGKSQLLFKESDTESRFYNRRVEFHVK; from the coding sequence ATGAAAAAATTATACACCATTTTAACACTTTCTGCTGTTTTACTTCTTATGAGTAATTCAGTTGCTCAGGATAGATCCGTTGCTACAGATGCATGGGCATTCGGATTTGGATTTACCTATCCTATGTATGTTGGAATAAATGGTGCATCACTCAATACCAGTGAATTTTATGGAGGTCATATCCTTATTCAAAGAAACTGGTCAGAGCATGTTGCATCCAGAATAAAAGCTTCATACAACCATGTTGCAGCTCAATACTATGAGAATTATGCAGCAAACAATGGTGAATATGTAACTAATAACATGATCACTGGAGATCTTGATCTCCTATACTATTTTAATCCCTGCGAACCCTGGACATTATTCCTTGTAACAGGTATTGGAGTTAATTATAACAAACCTGAAAATGCACAATGGGCTGATGGTGAAGGTGGATTCGTTGTAAGTGAATTGGATGAAGAATCCAATACAGGTGCACAATTCAATCTTGGTGCTGGTATAGAGATTAAAATAGGCGAAGATTGGAGAATACGCGGTGAAGGTACATATCATACCATGGGTAACAGTAAAATAGACGGCAGAGATACCAGAGATGGTAGTTCAGATGGTTTCTTTGGCGGCAGCTTCTTTGGTGGAAATTCCAATGATAGCTGGATTCACGCTGATCTTGGTCTTCTCTATTATTTCAGCAAAGGCGAACCTTCAAAATACTGTCAGCTTTATACAGGCTTAGGTGAAGTTGATTATAACAAAATTGAAGATATAGTTAGAAGATATCAGACAACTCCAACAGAAGTTGATTATGATAGAATATGCGAAATCATTAAGAAATGTATGGGCCCGGCTAAAATGGAAGATAAATGGGTGCTTGTTGGTGTAAACTTTGATTTCAACAAAGCTACTTTGAGACCTGAATCTTATGCAATTCTTGATAATGCTGCGGCAATTCTTCTTTCTCATCCTGATGTTAGTGTTGAAATTCAGGGTCATACAGATCAAATTGGTTCCGATAAATACAACGACGAGCTTTCAATGAAGAGAGCTGAAGCAGTTAAGAAATATCTTGTTGCTAAAGGTGTTGATGCTGGCAGGTTAACAACTTCCGGTAAAGGAAAGAGCCAGCTGTTATTCAAAGAATCGGATACTGAAAGCAGATTCTACAACAGAAGAGTTGAATTCCACGTTAAGTAA
- the argF gene encoding ornithine carbamoyltransferase, producing the protein MAVKLQQRNFLKLLDFSPKEIRFLLDLSIKLKEEKKKGTEKKKLKGKNIALIFEKTSTRTRCAFEVAAFDQGANVTYIGPTGSQIGHKETMKDTARVLGRMYHGIEYRGFGQSIVEELAEFAGVPVWNGLTDEFHPTQVLADLLTMEEHSKKKLNKMSYCYLGDARNNMGNSLLVGGAKMGMDVRLCAPKENWPEEGLVKKCKEIAQVTGAKITLTEKVKEGVSGVDFLYTDVWLSLGEPAEKWDERIKLMKPYQVNMDVIKLTGNPKVKFLHCLPAFHNRDTKVGEEIYKKYGLDGMEVTEEVFESKHSIVFDQAENRLHTIKAVMVATLGK; encoded by the coding sequence ATGGCCGTAAAATTACAACAGAGAAATTTTTTAAAACTACTTGATTTCTCACCTAAAGAAATTCGTTTCTTACTGGACTTGTCAATTAAATTAAAAGAAGAAAAGAAAAAAGGCACTGAAAAGAAAAAACTTAAAGGGAAAAATATTGCTCTCATCTTCGAGAAAACTTCAACCAGAACAAGATGTGCGTTTGAAGTTGCGGCATTCGATCAGGGTGCAAATGTAACTTACATCGGTCCAACCGGATCTCAGATAGGACATAAGGAAACAATGAAGGACACAGCTCGTGTTTTGGGTAGAATGTACCATGGCATCGAGTACCGAGGTTTCGGACAATCAATTGTTGAAGAGCTGGCTGAATTCGCAGGAGTACCTGTCTGGAATGGTTTGACAGATGAATTTCACCCTACACAGGTACTTGCTGATCTTTTAACAATGGAGGAACATTCAAAGAAAAAGCTGAATAAAATGTCTTATTGCTATCTTGGTGATGCACGAAATAATATGGGCAATTCATTACTGGTAGGTGGAGCAAAGATGGGAATGGACGTTAGACTTTGTGCCCCAAAAGAAAATTGGCCTGAAGAGGGTCTTGTAAAAAAATGTAAGGAAATTGCTCAAGTTACAGGAGCTAAAATAACACTTACTGAAAAAGTTAAAGAAGGTGTTTCCGGTGTTGATTTTCTTTATACAGATGTTTGGCTTTCTCTCGGCGAACCTGCAGAAAAATGGGATGAGAGAATTAAATTGATGAAACCATACCAGGTAAATATGGATGTCATAAAACTAACCGGTAATCCAAAAGTTAAATTTCTTCATTGTCTGCCCGCGTTTCACAATCGTGATACCAAAGTTGGAGAGGAGATTTATAAAAAATATGGTCTGGATGGAATGGAAGTAACTGAAGAAGTTTTTGAATCGAAACATTCAATTGTATTCGATCAGGCTGAAAACAGACTTCATACAATAAAAGCTGTTATGGTTGCTACGCTTGGAAAATAA
- a CDS encoding aspartate carbamoyltransferase catalytic subunit, translated as MPLASRHLLGLQGVPKEDIQTILDTAHTFREILERPIKKVPTLQGKTVVNLFYESSTRTRISFELAEKRLSADAINFSVSGSSVSKGETFKDTIKNIEAMKVDMVVVRHAAAGTPLYLTRISSSNIINAGDGTHEHPTQALLDMYSIRQKLGRLEGLKVCIVGDISHSRVALSNIYGLKTMGAKVSVCGPSTMIPRNIEDLGVEVIYNIDEAIQENDVLNVLRIQLERKAREYFPSIREYSKYFGITQERLDKNGKDILILHPGPINRGVELSSEVADGSNQIILYQVTNGVAIRMAVLYLLGTLN; from the coding sequence ATGCCGTTAGCAAGCAGACATTTACTCGGATTACAAGGAGTTCCAAAGGAAGACATACAAACAATTCTTGATACGGCACACACTTTCAGGGAAATATTAGAGAGACCGATAAAAAAAGTTCCAACGTTACAGGGTAAAACAGTCGTTAATTTATTTTATGAGAGTTCAACGCGAACAAGAATTTCTTTTGAGCTTGCTGAAAAAAGATTATCGGCAGATGCAATAAACTTTTCGGTTTCAGGAAGCAGTGTTAGTAAAGGTGAAACTTTTAAAGATACGATCAAGAATATTGAAGCAATGAAAGTTGATATGGTTGTCGTTCGGCACGCTGCTGCTGGCACTCCACTTTATCTTACAAGGATCTCAAGTTCAAATATTATTAATGCCGGTGATGGAACACACGAACACCCAACACAGGCACTTCTTGATATGTATTCAATAAGACAAAAGCTTGGTCGTTTGGAGGGCCTGAAGGTTTGCATTGTTGGTGATATTTCTCATAGCCGCGTTGCGCTGTCAAATATATATGGTTTAAAAACCATGGGTGCAAAAGTTTCAGTATGCGGACCATCTACTATGATTCCAAGAAACATTGAAGACCTTGGTGTTGAAGTCATTTATAATATTGATGAAGCGATTCAGGAAAATGATGTACTCAATGTACTCAGAATTCAACTAGAGAGGAAAGCGAGAGAATATTTCCCGTCTATAAGAGAATACTCAAAATATTTTGGAATTACTCAGGAAAGATTGGATAAAAATGGAAAAGATATTTTGATTCTGCATCCCGGTCCGATTAACAGAGGCGTTGAACTCTCCTCCGAAGTTGCAGATGGTTCAAACCAGATAATTCTTTATCAGGTGACAAACGGTGTTGCCATTAGAATGGCAGTTTTGTATTTACTTGGAACTCTAAACTAA
- a CDS encoding dihydroorotase yields MKTVLTNVDVIHPEENLNLKNVSVLLDAGVILKIGELTKDEIEGAKKFDFSGKILVPGFFDMHVHLREPGREDEETVQTGCNSAAAGGFTGVACMPNTEPAIDTAEVVKFIKEKAAEHLVEVYPVAAASLGRKGEIISPMAELIEAGAVAFSDDGVAIKTSSVLRRAFEYANMYNAPIIEHCEDESLADGAMNEGINSTLLGLPAIPSVAEDIIVSRDILMAEYTGGRIHIAHISTKNSVNLVREAKKKGIKVTAEVTPHHFTLTDDALKTYDTNFKMNPPLRLKEDIDAIIKGLKDGTIDCIASDHAPHSLEEKESEFQYAPNGIVGFETSLGLSFSELFHKNKLSLDELIKKLSINPRKILNLPVPKFQIGEIANFTIIDPNLVWTVDITKFKSKSKNSPFDKRLLTGKSVAVINQRKMFFDNQFINL; encoded by the coding sequence ATGAAAACAGTTTTAACAAATGTTGATGTAATTCATCCCGAAGAAAATTTAAATCTAAAAAATGTATCTGTGCTTCTCGATGCGGGTGTGATTTTAAAAATTGGTGAACTTACTAAAGATGAAATAGAAGGCGCTAAGAAATTTGATTTTTCCGGAAAAATTCTTGTCCCGGGATTTTTTGATATGCATGTTCATTTAAGAGAACCTGGAAGAGAGGATGAAGAGACTGTCCAAACAGGATGCAACAGCGCAGCTGCAGGTGGTTTTACCGGTGTTGCCTGTATGCCGAATACTGAACCGGCAATTGATACTGCAGAAGTTGTAAAGTTCATTAAGGAAAAAGCTGCTGAGCATCTGGTCGAAGTTTATCCTGTTGCAGCAGCTAGTCTTGGTCGTAAAGGTGAAATAATTTCTCCGATGGCAGAATTAATCGAGGCCGGTGCAGTAGCTTTTTCAGATGATGGTGTTGCAATTAAAACTTCTTCCGTTCTAAGGAGAGCCTTTGAATATGCAAATATGTATAATGCACCAATCATTGAACATTGTGAAGATGAATCGCTCGCCGATGGTGCGATGAACGAAGGAATTAATTCTACTTTGCTTGGATTGCCGGCCATTCCTTCTGTTGCTGAAGATATTATCGTCAGTCGAGATATTTTAATGGCTGAGTATACAGGTGGAAGAATTCACATTGCTCATATCAGCACAAAAAATTCCGTGAATCTTGTTCGTGAAGCAAAGAAAAAAGGAATTAAAGTTACTGCTGAAGTCACACCACATCACTTTACACTCACTGACGATGCATTAAAAACTTACGATACAAATTTTAAGATGAATCCACCTCTTCGTTTAAAAGAGGATATTGATGCAATCATTAAAGGACTTAAGGATGGAACTATAGATTGTATAGCTTCAGATCATGCACCTCACTCACTTGAGGAAAAAGAATCTGAGTTTCAGTATGCCCCAAATGGTATTGTTGGATTTGAAACTTCACTCGGTTTATCATTCTCAGAATTATTTCACAAAAATAAACTGAGTTTGGATGAGCTGATAAAAAAGTTGTCTATCAATCCTCGAAAGATTTTAAATCTGCCTGTTCCAAAATTTCAAATCGGTGAAATAGCAAACTTCACTATTATTGATCCGAATCTTGTGTGGACAGTGGATATAACCAAATTCAAAAGTAAGTCTAAAAATTCTCCGTTCGATAAAAGATTACTAACCGGAAAATCTGTTGCAGTAATTAATCAAAGAAAAATGTTCTTTGATAATCAATTCATCAATCTTTAA
- a CDS encoding BamA/TamA family outer membrane protein has product MWSKFNYSSYFDRYYGVGNQTAEIENDQYLQDNIQAQIKLQPKLFDDRLNIGINYEIRNMSVVDTKGNPYLENDSAIVGREGGLTSGLGLAVSWDTRDNNFFPSSGGYYEAYASNFFEFLGSDFDYSKKVVDLRHYWNPTSSHVLALQAYLLSEGGTPPFYDLGLLGGSKLMRGTIMGRYRDKTYYVIQSEYRLPQLVWRFGLILFAGIGDVAPSVGRITISTVKPTYGFGIRFRFDELEKVDIRMDVGFGKGSNGIYFDINQAF; this is encoded by the coding sequence ATCTGGTCAAAGTTCAATTACTCTTCATACTTTGATCGCTATTACGGAGTTGGAAACCAAACTGCGGAGATTGAAAATGATCAATACCTGCAGGATAATATTCAGGCTCAAATAAAACTTCAGCCAAAACTTTTTGATGACCGCTTGAATATCGGAATCAACTATGAGATAAGAAATATGTCGGTGGTAGATACTAAGGGGAATCCTTATCTGGAAAATGATTCAGCTATTGTCGGAAGGGAAGGTGGATTAACTTCGGGTTTGGGACTGGCTGTTTCCTGGGATACCAGAGATAATAATTTCTTCCCTTCGAGCGGTGGTTATTATGAAGCTTACGCAAGTAACTTTTTTGAATTTCTCGGAAGTGATTTTGATTATAGCAAAAAAGTGGTTGATCTCCGGCATTATTGGAATCCAACATCAAGTCATGTTCTTGCATTGCAAGCATATTTGTTAAGCGAAGGCGGAACTCCTCCTTTTTATGATTTGGGATTACTTGGTGGAAGCAAGCTTATGAGAGGAACAATTATGGGCAGATATCGGGACAAAACTTATTATGTCATTCAATCAGAATACAGATTGCCGCAGCTTGTCTGGAGGTTTGGATTAATTTTATTTGCAGGAATCGGTGATGTAGCACCTTCGGTAGGAAGAATAACTATATCAACCGTAAAACCAACTTATGGTTTTGGAATACGTTTCAGGTTCGATGAACTTGAAAAGGTTGATATCAGAATGGATGTTGGCTTTGGTAAAGGCAGCAACGGAATTTATTTCGATATTAATCAAGCCTTTTAA
- a CDS encoding DUF4783 domain-containing protein codes for MKTLFFNMVMAILLLGTNQLIAQEENFKQNLSNGNKVKIQSIIFRDIESGITNNDVKKFSQYFSPQPYISLINGVNGYYSSNQAFYILEKFFNEYRVVTFELEEGKTEGTVSYGKGDYQYEKKGRRESAHLYITLTKSGSKWYITQLSIN; via the coding sequence ATGAAGACTTTATTTTTTAATATGGTGATGGCAATTTTGTTGCTGGGAACCAACCAATTGATTGCACAGGAAGAAAATTTTAAGCAAAACCTTTCTAACGGCAACAAAGTTAAAATTCAATCAATCATATTTAGAGATATAGAATCCGGAATTACTAATAATGACGTTAAAAAATTTTCACAATATTTTTCTCCTCAGCCGTATATCAGTTTAATCAATGGAGTTAACGGCTATTATTCATCCAATCAGGCATTTTATATTCTGGAAAAATTTTTCAACGAATACCGCGTGGTGACTTTCGAACTGGAGGAAGGCAAAACAGAAGGCACAGTTTCGTACGGCAAGGGTGATTACCAGTATGAAAAAAAAGGTCGACGTGAGTCAGCGCATTTGTATATTACTCTTACTAAATCCGGTAGCAAGTGGTACATAACGCAACTTTCAATTAACTGA